In Syntrophomonas wolfei subsp. wolfei str. Goettingen G311, a single window of DNA contains:
- a CDS encoding response regulator transcription factor — translation MKILIVDDSQFFQGFLKKIFIKYLPEAELITANNGRDAYALYEQERPDFIITDLLMPEMNGQEFLQVVKQSNPQVKVIIISADIQKATREEVEKMGVLAYFNKPLNNEKAGELLALLKEGSYAS, via the coding sequence ATGAAAATACTCATAGTTGATGATTCCCAGTTCTTCCAAGGGTTTTTGAAAAAGATTTTTATAAAGTATCTTCCGGAAGCGGAACTTATTACGGCCAATAATGGCCGGGATGCATATGCTTTATATGAGCAAGAGAGGCCTGATTTCATAATCACCGACTTGTTAATGCCGGAAATGAATGGTCAGGAGTTTTTGCAGGTGGTGAAGCAAAGCAACCCGCAAGTTAAGGTAATTATTATTTCGGCGGATATCCAGAAGGCCACCCGGGAGGAAGTTGAAAAAATGGGAGTGTTAGCTTATTTCAACAAGCCCTTAAACAATGAAAAGGCTGGGGAACTGCTGGCTTTGCTCAAGGAGGGTTCCTATGCTTCTTAA
- a CDS encoding O-acetyl-ADP-ribose deacetylase, with translation MKVSGVEIQVVQGDITRQEDMAVIVNAANSSLRGGGGVDGAIHRAAGPELKKESSALAPIGPGQAVITGAYRLPNRYVIHCVGPVYGVHKPEDELLASCYRNALRLAEKQQLDSIAFPAISTGVYGYPMREAAQVMFKTIIEVIPELKHIKKIRIVLFDHPAYELHRQALEACHTE, from the coding sequence ATGAAGGTATCAGGTGTGGAAATTCAAGTTGTCCAGGGGGATATCACCCGGCAGGAAGACATGGCGGTTATTGTAAATGCGGCTAACTCCAGCCTGCGGGGTGGTGGTGGGGTTGATGGGGCCATACACCGGGCAGCGGGCCCGGAATTAAAGAAAGAAAGCTCCGCCCTGGCCCCTATTGGTCCAGGACAGGCGGTTATTACCGGGGCCTATCGTTTGCCCAATCGCTATGTTATTCATTGTGTGGGACCGGTATACGGGGTGCATAAGCCCGAGGACGAACTCCTGGCCAGCTGTTATCGTAATGCCCTGCGCCTGGCGGAAAAACAGCAACTCGATTCCATTGCTTTTCCCGCCATATCTACCGGGGTGTACGGTTATCCGATGCGGGAAGCCGCACAGGTGATGTTTAAGACCATAATAGAGGTTATCCCCGAATTAAAACATATCAAGAAAATTCGCATTGTTCTCTTTGACCACCCGGCCTATGAATTGCACCGGCAGGCATTGGAAGCCTGTCATACAGAATGA
- a CDS encoding PaaI family thioesterase produces MNDQQHFMRLERMYLSAPYNQQLYHNNTIKVTREQAIITTEVMEKHFHGAGAMHGSVYFKLLDDAAFFAVNSIIKDYMVYTVSFNVNLLRPVGTGIIKSVGMVKHQARNRLVAEANLYDQEGKLAACGTGNFMRSPLKLGEMPEYTRELSDEG; encoded by the coding sequence ATGAATGATCAACAGCACTTTATGCGATTGGAACGCATGTATTTGAGTGCCCCCTACAACCAGCAGCTTTATCATAATAATACCATCAAGGTTACCCGGGAGCAGGCTATTATAACTACGGAGGTAATGGAGAAACACTTTCATGGAGCCGGGGCCATGCATGGCTCAGTCTATTTCAAGCTGCTGGATGATGCCGCCTTTTTTGCGGTAAATTCAATTATTAAAGACTATATGGTATACACGGTATCATTTAATGTAAATCTTTTGCGTCCGGTTGGCACCGGGATAATCAAGTCGGTAGGAATGGTAAAGCACCAGGCCAGGAACCGCTTGGTGGCTGAGGCCAATCTCTATGATCAGGAGGGAAAACTGGCCGCCTGTGGTACGGGTAACTTTATGCGAAGCCCCTTAAAACTGGGGGAAATGCCGGAATATACTCGCGAGTTAAGCGATGAAGGGTAG
- a CDS encoding TRAP transporter substrate-binding protein — MKKTRFVGGKRSWHQGRILLSLLLLLALLAVGGCGKTSPTSTTPKEAPKKSQTQTIELRLAHFWPSTHPAEVELVQPWSKAIEEATGGKVKIVSYPNQTLLQADSIYDGVLNGIADIGISCFSYTRNGFPVLEVFELPGITYESSRVASTVAWEGIKELNPKEVQDSKLMMVLTTGPGDIYSKVPVRNLQDLKGLEIRATGLSAKTLQALGATPVAMPQSDAYESLSKGVVKANLGPVEVLKGWKQAEVTQYLTQTPFLYNTLFFVTMNLDKWNSLDPETQKAIEKVNEKFFKEVAAGLWDKQNDEALKWAVDEKGMELIQLPADEAQRWIELVKPIQDDFVKRMDKQGFEGAKILNTAKTLADKYNKEFK, encoded by the coding sequence GTGAAAAAAACAAGATTTGTTGGGGGAAAAAGAAGCTGGCACCAGGGAAGAATACTGCTGTCGCTATTATTGCTGCTTGCGCTGCTGGCTGTTGGCGGCTGCGGGAAAACAAGCCCAACAAGCACTACCCCCAAAGAGGCACCCAAGAAAAGCCAAACTCAAACGATTGAGCTGCGCCTGGCTCATTTCTGGCCCAGCACTCATCCCGCTGAAGTTGAATTGGTACAGCCCTGGTCCAAGGCCATCGAAGAGGCTACCGGGGGTAAGGTGAAGATCGTCAGCTATCCCAACCAAACCCTCTTGCAAGCTGATTCTATTTATGATGGCGTGCTAAACGGAATAGCGGACATCGGTATTTCCTGCTTTTCCTATACCCGCAATGGCTTCCCGGTTCTGGAGGTCTTCGAACTGCCCGGAATCACCTACGAGAGTTCCCGGGTGGCCAGCACCGTAGCCTGGGAAGGGATAAAGGAATTGAACCCCAAGGAAGTACAGGATAGTAAATTGATGATGGTTCTTACCACCGGCCCTGGCGATATCTACTCCAAAGTACCGGTAAGAAATCTACAGGATCTTAAGGGTTTGGAAATAAGGGCTACCGGTTTAAGCGCCAAAACCCTGCAGGCCCTGGGTGCAACCCCGGTCGCCATGCCGCAGTCAGATGCCTATGAATCCTTGTCCAAAGGAGTGGTAAAGGCCAACCTGGGTCCGGTGGAAGTATTGAAAGGCTGGAAACAGGCGGAAGTCACCCAATATTTGACCCAAACCCCTTTCCTTTATAATACTTTATTCTTTGTCACTATGAACCTGGACAAATGGAATTCTTTGGATCCAGAAACCCAAAAAGCCATAGAAAAAGTCAACGAGAAATTCTTTAAGGAAGTGGCCGCAGGACTCTGGGATAAACAAAACGACGAAGCCCTGAAATGGGCAGTGGATGAAAAAGGTATGGAATTAATCCAGCTGCCAGCGGATGAAGCCCAGCGCTGGATAGAATTGGTCAAACCCATTCAAGATGATTTCGTTAAGAGGATGGATAAACAGGGTTTTGAAGGTGCTAAGATCCTGAATACCGCCAAGACCCTGGCGGATAAATATAATAAAGAATTTAAGTAA
- a CDS encoding TRAP transporter large permease: MNPFSLGVLGIIVFLVLLMLRMPIAYAMALVGFTGFALLSSASASFSMVAKEIFNTFSSYSLSVIAMFVWMGFLAFYSGIGTRLYVFAYKLMGHLPGGLAVATQLACGIFGAICGSNTATAATMGAIALPEMEKYQYDTSLATASIAAGGVLGVLIPPSVIFIVYGMATEQSIGELFMAGIIPGILLMLAYIATILFLTLRNPALGPAGPKASWKERASSLRGGLFEVLVVFALSIGGLFAGWFTPTEAGAVGAAGVLAVSLLGKHLDWTGFKKSLYDTTRTTAMIMLMIAGAMIFGRFMAISRIPFELASWAGSLPLPPFAIVGVILLIYLVLGCFIDALALILLTIPIFYPVVVKTLGYDPIWFGVIVVMVVAMGVITPPVGMNVYIIKGVAPDVPLEVIFRGIWPFLLAIIFSLIILIAFPSIATFLPHLLHGV, from the coding sequence ATGAATCCATTTAGTCTTGGAGTGCTGGGGATAATTGTTTTTTTGGTCCTGCTCATGCTGCGCATGCCCATAGCTTACGCTATGGCCCTGGTGGGTTTTACTGGCTTCGCCCTGCTCTCTTCAGCTTCAGCGTCATTCAGCATGGTAGCCAAGGAAATATTCAATACTTTTTCCTCTTATTCGCTGAGCGTTATTGCTATGTTCGTTTGGATGGGTTTCCTGGCCTTTTATTCCGGAATCGGCACCCGTCTTTATGTCTTTGCCTATAAACTAATGGGGCATCTTCCCGGCGGGTTGGCTGTAGCCACTCAGCTGGCCTGTGGTATATTTGGAGCCATTTGCGGTTCCAATACAGCCACTGCAGCTACTATGGGGGCCATTGCCCTGCCCGAGATGGAAAAGTACCAGTACGATACTTCGCTGGCCACGGCCAGTATTGCCGCCGGCGGGGTTCTGGGAGTTTTGATTCCCCCCAGTGTTATATTTATTGTTTATGGCATGGCTACGGAGCAATCCATAGGAGAACTCTTTATGGCCGGTATCATACCTGGAATCCTGCTTATGCTGGCCTATATAGCGACTATTTTATTTCTCACTCTGCGTAACCCCGCCCTGGGACCAGCAGGCCCCAAAGCGAGCTGGAAAGAGAGAGCTTCTTCCCTGCGGGGGGGATTATTCGAAGTACTGGTAGTCTTTGCCCTCTCCATCGGCGGCCTTTTTGCCGGCTGGTTTACCCCCACCGAAGCCGGAGCCGTAGGAGCCGCCGGAGTGCTGGCGGTATCCTTGCTGGGGAAGCATCTGGACTGGACCGGGTTTAAAAAATCCCTTTATGATACTACCCGAACCACCGCCATGATAATGCTGATGATTGCCGGCGCCATGATTTTTGGCCGTTTTATGGCCATTAGCCGGATTCCTTTTGAGCTGGCCAGCTGGGCTGGTAGCTTGCCCCTGCCCCCGTTTGCCATCGTAGGGGTCATTCTGCTTATTTATCTGGTACTGGGTTGCTTTATTGACGCCCTGGCCTTAATTTTGCTGACCATTCCCATTTTCTACCCAGTGGTGGTAAAAACCCTGGGCTATGATCCTATCTGGTTCGGAGTAATAGTGGTTATGGTAGTAGCCATGGGGGTTATCACCCCTCCGGTGGGGATGAATGTCTACATAATAAAAGGAGTAGCTCCTGATGTTCCCCTGGAAGTTATATTCCGGGGAATATGGCCTTTTCTTCTGGCCATAATATTTTCTCTGATTATACTGATAGCCTTTCCCTCCATCGCTACCTTTTTGCCACATCTCTTACATGGAGTTTAA
- a CDS encoding TRAP transporter small permease produces MAKKYNGFVAGLSQFLDQIAGLSLVAVMLVVVGNVLMRALFKHPILGTYDYVGFLTATAIGLALAHCALQNAHIAVDFVVERLPRKTRALIDTATNSVAITFWGFALWNLAIYAGTMKANGIVAATSQLPVSPFIYLVAFGLFSLCLVLLSHLGESLRRVAAR; encoded by the coding sequence ATGGCCAAAAAATATAACGGTTTTGTAGCAGGTTTGAGCCAGTTTTTAGATCAGATTGCTGGATTAAGCCTGGTAGCAGTAATGCTGGTAGTGGTGGGTAACGTATTAATGCGGGCGCTATTTAAGCACCCCATTCTGGGAACCTATGATTATGTCGGCTTTCTAACGGCAACAGCCATTGGACTGGCCCTGGCCCATTGTGCTCTGCAAAATGCTCACATAGCCGTTGATTTTGTAGTAGAGCGCCTCCCCCGTAAAACTCGTGCGCTCATTGATACTGCCACCAATTCGGTAGCTATAACTTTTTGGGGTTTTGCCTTATGGAACCTGGCTATTTACGCGGGAACCATGAAAGCCAACGGCATTGTCGCCGCCACCAGCCAGTTGCCGGTGTCGCCCTTCATATACCTGGTGGCCTTTGGTCTTTTCAGCCTTTGCCTGGTTTTGCTAAGCCATCTGGGTGAGTCTTTGAGAAGGGTAGCAGCAAGATGA
- a CDS encoding ABC transporter substrate-binding protein — protein MRKSLPRFLLLPVLLLLVFSLAGCAQEKEKTPPKTAEEVEMKTIGIVQIVEHPSLNTIRESLVKQLAEKGFKEGENIKIDYQNAQGDQTNLKTICQKFAHQKYDLIVAIATPSAQAAVGETREIPIVFSACTDPVGSGLVSDMEKPGGNVTGTSDAVSAEKIMELAKRITPNIKKVGALYNSSETNSIAVVNNLKDYAAKNGMTVVDATVTNSSEVQQAVSSLIGKVDAVFSPIDNTVASAMPLVAQVANKAKMPVYVGADSMVKDGGLATYGINYPVLGQETANMAVEILNGKKAGDIPVKSMTDMDIYLNQATAKAIGIDIPADVMKEAVQVFDK, from the coding sequence GTGAGGAAGTCGCTACCCAGGTTTTTACTGTTACCCGTCCTGCTTTTATTAGTCTTTTCCCTGGCGGGCTGTGCCCAGGAAAAGGAGAAAACTCCACCTAAAACAGCGGAAGAAGTGGAAATGAAAACTATCGGTATTGTTCAGATTGTGGAACATCCCTCGCTAAACACTATCCGGGAGTCCCTGGTAAAACAATTGGCGGAAAAGGGCTTTAAAGAGGGAGAAAACATTAAAATCGATTATCAAAACGCCCAGGGTGACCAGACCAATCTTAAGACCATATGTCAGAAATTTGCCCACCAGAAATACGACCTGATCGTAGCCATAGCCACTCCATCGGCCCAGGCCGCCGTAGGTGAAACCAGGGAAATTCCCATCGTTTTCTCCGCCTGCACCGACCCGGTGGGCTCTGGACTGGTAAGCGACATGGAGAAACCGGGGGGCAATGTAACCGGTACTTCTGATGCGGTATCCGCGGAAAAGATTATGGAGCTGGCTAAACGCATCACCCCTAACATTAAAAAGGTGGGGGCTTTATACAATTCCAGCGAAACCAACTCCATAGCTGTGGTCAATAATTTAAAAGACTATGCCGCTAAAAACGGGATGACTGTTGTAGACGCAACCGTAACCAACTCCTCGGAGGTGCAGCAGGCGGTTAGCTCTCTGATTGGTAAAGTTGACGCTGTATTCTCCCCCATCGATAATACGGTAGCTTCAGCCATGCCGCTGGTAGCCCAGGTGGCCAACAAGGCTAAAATGCCGGTATATGTAGGGGCCGACTCCATGGTAAAAGACGGGGGATTGGCCACTTATGGCATCAACTACCCGGTGCTGGGCCAGGAAACCGCCAACATGGCAGTAGAAATTTTGAATGGTAAAAAAGCCGGGGATATCCCGGTCAAGTCCATGACAGATATGGACATCTATCTTAATCAAGCCACTGCCAAAGCCATCGGAATCGATATCCCCGCTGATGTAATGAAGGAAGCGGTCCAGGTCTTCGATAAGTAA
- a CDS encoding ABC transporter permease — protein sequence MSFLAFQGSVELGIIYAIMALGVFISFRTLNMPDLTVDGSFVLGAAVSATLCSGGHPLVGLALAFAAGCLAGSVTALLHTRLNIQPLLSGILVMLGLYSINLRVMDGRANIPLLNKTTVFSLLQGTPLEESATLLIPTIILLSMLVLLFLLLKTQFGFVLRATGDNDQMVRALGVNTDLVILIGLALSNGLVALSGSLIAQYQSFADISMGIGMVIIGLASVIIGEVIFGTTPLLRRLVAVILGAMLYRLVIALALELGMAPTDLKLISALIVTLALSMPSIKAYLITWKKKHSSPYSRKGGEA from the coding sequence ATGAGTTTTTTGGCCTTTCAGGGTTCAGTGGAACTGGGAATAATCTATGCAATAATGGCCCTGGGGGTCTTTATTTCCTTCCGGACCTTAAACATGCCTGATTTGACCGTAGATGGCAGTTTTGTCCTGGGAGCAGCCGTATCCGCTACGCTTTGCAGCGGCGGGCACCCTTTGGTCGGCCTGGCCCTGGCTTTTGCCGCCGGTTGTTTGGCGGGTTCAGTAACCGCTTTGCTGCATACCAGGCTGAACATACAACCCCTGCTATCGGGAATACTGGTTATGCTGGGCCTCTACTCCATTAATTTAAGAGTAATGGATGGCCGGGCCAATATCCCCTTGCTCAATAAGACTACCGTTTTCAGCCTGCTTCAGGGAACTCCCCTGGAGGAGTCGGCTACATTACTTATCCCTACGATAATATTGCTATCCATGCTAGTATTACTATTTTTATTATTAAAGACCCAGTTTGGTTTTGTACTCCGGGCCACCGGCGACAACGACCAGATGGTTCGAGCCCTGGGCGTCAACACCGACCTGGTTATCCTGATAGGACTGGCCCTCTCTAACGGTCTGGTAGCTTTATCCGGTTCCCTGATTGCCCAGTACCAATCCTTTGCCGATATCAGCATGGGTATAGGCATGGTAATCATAGGCCTGGCCTCAGTAATCATTGGCGAGGTTATATTCGGTACTACACCGCTGCTGCGCCGGCTTGTGGCCGTCATACTTGGAGCCATGCTTTACCGCCTGGTCATAGCTTTGGCTCTGGAACTGGGAATGGCCCCCACCGATCTAAAATTAATTTCCGCCCTTATCGTTACTTTGGCTCTATCCATGCCGAGCATCAAGGCCTACCTGATTACCTGGAAAAAGAAACATTCTTCTCCATATAGTCGTAAGGGGGGTGAGGCTTGA